From Edaphobacter lichenicola, the proteins below share one genomic window:
- a CDS encoding gamma-glutamyl-gamma-aminobutyrate hydrolase family protein: MKPRIAIPVPTSTDLAYNQRSWPQYAAAIERSGGTPVEIPLAATPTAIADLINTCHAVLLPGSPADVNPQKYGQDPIPECSPADNARENVDELLIQDAHNLYKPVFAICFGLQFLNVWRGGTLVQDLAILPVNHTAGRSVAVAHTAAIAPDSLLGSFLDPAEALAQDEFLRLPINSSHHQAIGIPGDGLRVAARCPQDGVVEAVEGGQASEGATSHFVLGVQWHPERSYDLSPSSRALFDRFVTQAAHWTPRPVHTSVA, from the coding sequence ATGAAGCCCCGCATCGCCATTCCCGTCCCTACCAGCACAGACCTCGCCTATAACCAGCGCTCCTGGCCCCAATACGCCGCCGCGATCGAGCGCAGCGGAGGAACTCCCGTCGAGATTCCCCTTGCCGCCACCCCTACCGCCATCGCCGACCTCATCAACACCTGTCATGCTGTCCTCCTTCCCGGCAGCCCCGCCGACGTCAACCCGCAGAAGTACGGCCAGGACCCCATCCCCGAATGCTCCCCAGCCGATAACGCCCGGGAGAATGTCGACGAGCTCCTCATCCAGGACGCCCACAACCTCTACAAACCAGTCTTCGCCATCTGTTTCGGCCTCCAGTTCCTCAACGTCTGGCGTGGGGGCACCCTGGTGCAGGATCTCGCAATTCTCCCCGTCAACCACACCGCCGGCAGGAGCGTAGCCGTAGCCCACACCGCCGCGATCGCCCCGGACTCCCTCCTGGGATCCTTCTTGGACCCCGCCGAAGCCCTCGCGCAGGATGAGTTCCTCCGTCTCCCCATCAACTCCAGCCACCATCAGGCTATTGGCATCCCGGGAGACGGCCTCCGCGTCGCAGCCCGCTGCCCGCAGGACGGAGTCGTTGAAGCCGTAGAGGGCGGACAGGCCAGCGAAGGAGCCACCTCACACTTTGTCCTGGGCGTTCAGTGGCACCCCGAGCGCAGCTACGACCTGAGCCCCAGCTCCCGCGCTCTCTTCGACCGCTTCGTCACCCAAGCCGCCCACTGGACCCCGCGCCCGGTCCACACCTCCGTGGCCTGA